A genomic window from Daphnia carinata strain CSIRO-1 chromosome 9, CSIRO_AGI_Dcar_HiC_V3, whole genome shotgun sequence includes:
- the LOC130685752 gene encoding compound eye opsin BCRH2-like — protein MANLTGDAVVAMAQKQAFDPWALPDTFTLYAYAPEDIRSFLHPHWHTYKALHPAWYYFLGLLYLIIGTCAVAGNAVVLKIFSRFPALRSPANLLVMNLAVSDFLLMLALFPECVYNFFLGGPWRFGEMGCQIHAFLGACFGYNQIFTLTMISYDRYNVIVKGFSGTPLTFNRAVTIITMSWIWAVGWSICPLVGWGAYAMDGIMGTCSYDYVSQNMNNRTHIMAATIANYILPIIVIAGCYYFIVHAVFKHEEELRAQAKKMNVASLRSNNDQQQVSAEIRIAKVSIMNVSMWLAAWTPFAVICIVGTFGDVSKITPLVSAIPVILAKTSCAYNPLIYAISHPKYRECLKQMFPWMCIVEEKKAVTDNQSVISEKTEMTETVKCESA, from the exons ATGGCGAATTTGACTGGTGATGCTGTGGTGGCTATGGCCCAGAAGCAGGCTTTCGATCCGTGGGCTTTGCCCGATACCTTCACTCTCTATGCCTACGCTCCCGAAGACATTCGTAGCTTTCTTCATCCGCATTGGCACACCTACAAGGCTTTGCACCCTGCTTGGTATTACTTTTTGGGATTACTGTACTTGATCATCGGTACTTGCGCCGTTGCCGGAAACGCTGTCGTTCTGAAAATCTTCAGCCGTTTCCCAGCTCTTCGAAGCCCCGCAAACCTCTTGGTGATGAATTTGGCTGTCTCAGACTTCCTGTTGATGCTTGCTCTCTTCCCGGAATGCGTCTACAATTTCTTCCTTGGCGGACCATGGCGCTTTGGAGAAATGGGCTGCCAAATCCATGCTTTTCTTG GGGCTTGCTTCGGGTACAACCAGATTTTCACATTGACCATGATCTCTTACGATCGCTATAATGTGATAGTGAAGGGATTCAGTGGGACTCCACTTACTTTCA ACCGCGCTGTAACCATAATCACGATGAGCTGGATCTGGGCTGTAGGTTGGTCTATTTGCCCACTCGTAGGATGGGGTGCGTACGCCATGGATGGCATCATGGGAAC ATGTTCGTATGACTATGTCTCTCAAAATATGAATAACAGAACCCATATTATGGCAGCCACCATTGCAAACTACATTCTGCCAATCATTGTCATTGCTGGCTGTTATTACTTCATCGTCCATGCTGTTTTTAAGCACGAAGAAGAACTGCGTGCGCAAGCCAAGAAGATGAACGTTGCTTCTCTCCGCAGCAACAACGATCAACAGCAAGTCTCTGCTGAGATCCGCATTGCCAAGGTCTCCATCATGAACGTGTCTATGTGGTTGGCCGCATGGACCCCTTTCGCCGTCATCTGCATCGTGGGCACATTCGGTGATGTTTCAAAGATTACTCCTTTGGTATCTGCTATTCCAGTAATTCTGGCTAAAACATCTTGTGCCTACAATCCGCTCATTTATGCCATTTCCCATCCTAAATACCGAGAG TGCCTCAAGCAAATGTTCCCTTGGATGTGCATCGTGGAAGAGAAGAAAGCAGTGACCGATAACCAATCTGTCATTTCGGAGAAGACTGAAATGACAGAAACTGTCAAGTGCGAATCAGCTTAA
- the LOC130685711 gene encoding uncharacterized protein LOC130685711: protein MGFPTPSSPSMTFPTAAAMAHPGPMTPAPAMPMYSAATTPTTVPMSYPTSSTPTSYNVAGTMSYTTPAPPAAVTTSYATPAAMNYYMAQLPTLAPMTYSPPSLPSPAPSLPSLASMGYPAPPAAMFPPMGYPTSSVPSAPTTMGNPPPMPLPAAPMALSPLSMSYSAPPLTTPALTGYPAPSAATPTPMGYAAPPSTTATPAIYASPPVMAAASMG from the coding sequence ATGGGTTTCCCAACACCTTCCTCGCCGTCGATGACCTTCCCCACAGCAGCAGCCATGGCTCATCCCGGTCCTATGACACCTGCTCCTGCAATGCCGATGTATTCCGCCGCTACCACACCTACCACTGTGCCAATGAGTTATCCGACTTCCAGTACGCCAACAAGCTACAATGTTGCTGGTACGATGAGCTATACCACTCCGGCACCACCTGCCGCGGTCACAACCAGTTATGCTACTCCGGCGGCTATGAATTATTATATGGCTCAACTTCCTACCCTGGCCCCCATGACCTATTCCCCACCTTCGCTACCCTCACCAGCACCTTCCTTACCTTCACTCGCTTCAATGGGATATCCTGCACCCCCGGCAGCTATGTTTCCGCCAATGGGCTATCCTACAAGTTCAGTACCGTCAGCACCTACAACTATGGGTAATCCCCCACCAATGCCACTTCCGGCTGCACCTATGGCACTTTCACCTTTATCAATGAGCTACTCTGCTCCACCGTTAACTACACCGGCACTAACAGGCTATCCCGCACCTTCGGCAGCCACACCCACACCGATGGGGTATGCTGCACCTCCATCAACCACGGCAACACCAGCAATCTATGCTTCACCTCCAGTTATGGCTGCTGCATCAATGGGCTAG
- the LOC130685714 gene encoding uncharacterized protein LOC130685714, translated as MSYAAPPMATPSQIGYSAPSASTPSPMGYPLPPVSMPASTSIPPPLAPTAPAAMGYPASAAPTPAPVNYPALPAMPLSASTTPPYLMSSALPVTTSRPYPINLSLTY; from the coding sequence ATGAGTTACGCTGCACCTCCTATGGCTACACCTTCTCAAATAGGCTACTCTGCACCTTCTGCGTCTACACCATCACCGATGGGCTATCCCTTACCACCGGTATCTATGCCCGCATCAACGAGCATTCCTCCACCGTTGGCCCCTACGGCACCTGCTGCAATGGGCTATCCTGCATCTGCGGCACCTACACCTGCACCAGTGAACTATCCTGCACTTCCAGCGATGCCACTTTCTGCGTCAACAACTCCCCCCTATTTAATGAGTTCCGCTCTTCCTGTAACTACTTCCCGCCCGTATCCGATCAATCTCTCTTTAACCTATTAA